One genomic window of Amphiura filiformis chromosome 3, Afil_fr2py, whole genome shotgun sequence includes the following:
- the LOC140147544 gene encoding LOW QUALITY PROTEIN: uncharacterized protein (The sequence of the model RefSeq protein was modified relative to this genomic sequence to represent the inferred CDS: deleted 2 bases in 1 codon), with product MVAQDCKGSWAKTQLLKLWQASTYVIRLPHMMGSPTKKLQQTENKLAQVQQQLDAQKVENSELARVNERMKHWKKWGKGGRGRSKGKKNVSKLQKNRRKKKKAENVIETLSLLLGDSVKAITVTIEDEDGKQIEVTVEGDGLKKGMFTQEDIDEMVFIMDSQNIAVRGYHEIAARHSCLPQSYKVNDRRKELNETCNVKETTGRHNGMWQSLEESLTRTLSHPNDRI from the exons ATGGTTGCACAAGACTGCAAAGGATCGTGGGCTAAAACTCAATTGTTAAAACTATGGCAGGCTTCGACCTATGTGATCAGGCTTCCTCACATGATGGGCAGTCCCACAAAAAAACTACAACAAACAGAGAATAAACTTGCACAAGTTCAACAACAACTTGATGCACAAAAGGTTGAAAATAGTGAATTAGCAAGGGTGAATGAGAGAATGAAACATTGGAAAAAGTGGGGGAAGGGTGGAAGGGGTCGCTCAAAAGGCAAAAAGAATGtgagcaagttgcaaaaaaataggcgtaagaaaaaaaaagcagaaaatgtTATAGAAACCTTGAGTTTATTGCTAGGTGACAGTGTAAAGGCGATCACGGTGAcaattgaagatgaagatggtAAGCAAATAGAAGTGACAGTTGAGGGAGATGGATTAAAAAAGGGTATGTTT ACACAAGAGGATATTGATGAAATGGTATTCATAATGGATTCACAAAATATAGCAGTAAGGGGGTACCACGAAATTGCTGCACGCCACTCTTGCCTTCCACAATCTTACAAAGTAAACGACCGGagaaaagaactgaatgagacaTGCAATGTCAAAGAAACAACTGGTAGGCACAATGGTATGTGGCAGTCTCTTGAAGAGTCCTTAACAAGGACTTTATCACACCCAAACGACAGAATCTGA